A window of the Pseudomonas oryzicola genome harbors these coding sequences:
- the plsY gene encoding glycerol-3-phosphate 1-O-acyltransferase PlsY, with protein MFWLLALLAYLLGSLSFAIVLSRLAGSPDPRSSGSGNAGATNMLRLAGRKLAILTLLGDLCKGLLPVWLARLAGLDLQAQAWVGVCAVLGHLFPLYFRFRGGKGVATAAGMLMALYFPAAMLAIGAWLLTFYLTRTSSLAALIATPLTLPLLAWREPEALLPISVLTVMIVWRHRSNLRDLFAGRERHF; from the coding sequence ATGTTTTGGTTACTGGCGCTGCTCGCCTACCTGCTCGGCTCGCTGTCCTTCGCCATCGTCCTAAGCCGCCTCGCGGGCAGCCCGGACCCGCGTTCCAGCGGTTCAGGCAATGCCGGCGCCACCAACATGCTACGCCTGGCAGGCCGCAAGCTGGCGATCCTGACCCTGCTCGGCGACCTGTGCAAGGGCCTGTTGCCGGTATGGCTCGCCCGCCTTGCCGGGCTGGACCTGCAAGCGCAAGCCTGGGTTGGCGTGTGCGCAGTGCTGGGCCACCTGTTCCCGCTGTACTTCCGCTTCCGCGGCGGCAAGGGCGTGGCGACCGCCGCCGGCATGCTCATGGCCCTGTACTTCCCGGCCGCGATGCTGGCGATCGGCGCCTGGCTGCTGACCTTCTACCTCACCCGTACCAGCTCGCTGGCGGCGCTGATTGCAACGCCGCTGACCTTGCCCTTGCTGGCGTGGCGCGAGCCAGAGGCCCTGCTGCCGATCAGCGTGCTGACGGTCATGATCGTATGGCGTCACCGCAGCAACCTGCGTGACCTGTTCGCCGGCCGCGAACGCCATTTCTAG
- the tsaD gene encoding tRNA (adenosine(37)-N6)-threonylcarbamoyltransferase complex transferase subunit TsaD, which translates to MLVLGLETSCDETGVALYDSERGLLADALFSQIDLHRVFGGVVPELASRDHVKRMLPLIRQVLDEAGCVATEIDAIAYTAGPGLVGALLVGASCAQALAFAWDIPAIGVHHMEGHLLAPMLEQNPPEFPFVALLVSGGHTQLVRVDGIGQYELLGESLDDAAGEAFDKTAKLIGLNYPGGPEIARLAERGVPGRFVFPRPMTDRPGLEFSFSGLKTFALNTWQQCRDAGDDNEQTRCDLSLAFQQAVVETLTIKCKRALKQTGLKRLVIAGGVSANKALRASLEDMLASIKGNVYYARPQFCTDNGAMIAYAGCQRLLAGQQQDLAISVQARWPMEQLPPV; encoded by the coding sequence ATGCTAGTACTGGGATTGGAAACATCCTGCGACGAAACTGGCGTCGCATTATATGACAGCGAGCGTGGTTTGTTGGCCGACGCACTGTTCAGCCAGATCGACCTGCACCGCGTGTTCGGCGGCGTGGTACCCGAGCTTGCCTCGCGTGACCACGTCAAGCGCATGCTGCCGCTCATCCGCCAGGTGCTGGACGAGGCAGGCTGCGTTGCCACCGAAATCGACGCCATTGCCTACACCGCCGGCCCTGGCCTGGTCGGTGCCTTGCTGGTGGGGGCGTCCTGTGCGCAGGCGCTGGCCTTTGCCTGGGACATCCCGGCGATTGGCGTGCACCATATGGAAGGCCACCTGCTGGCGCCCATGCTGGAGCAGAACCCGCCCGAGTTTCCGTTCGTCGCCTTGTTGGTATCGGGCGGCCACACCCAGCTGGTGCGCGTCGATGGCATCGGCCAGTACGAGCTGTTGGGCGAGAGCCTGGACGACGCCGCCGGCGAAGCGTTCGACAAGACGGCCAAGCTGATCGGCCTGAACTACCCTGGTGGCCCGGAAATCGCTCGCCTGGCCGAGCGCGGTGTGCCGGGGCGCTTCGTGTTCCCGCGGCCGATGACCGACCGCCCGGGCCTGGAGTTCAGCTTCAGCGGCCTGAAAACCTTCGCCCTGAACACCTGGCAACAGTGCCGCGATGCTGGTGACGACAACGAACAAACCCGTTGCGACCTGTCCCTGGCGTTCCAGCAGGCGGTGGTGGAGACTCTTACCATCAAGTGCAAGCGGGCGCTGAAACAGACCGGCCTCAAGCGCCTGGTCATCGCCGGTGGTGTCAGCGCCAACAAGGCCTTGCGTGCGTCCCTCGAGGACATGCTCGCCAGCATCAAGGGCAACGTGTACTACGCGCGCCCGCAGTTCTGCACCGACAACGGCGCGATGATCGCCTACGCTGGTTGCCAGCGGTTGCTGGCCGGGCAGCAGCAGGACCTGGCAATCAGCGTGCAGGCACGCTGGCCGATGGAGCAGTTGCCGCCGGTCTGA
- the rpsU gene encoding 30S ribosomal protein S21: MPAVKVKENEPFDVALRRFKRSCEKAGVLAEVRSREFYEKPTAERKRKAAAAVKRHAKKVQREQRRAVRLY, from the coding sequence ATGCCAGCCGTCAAAGTTAAAGAGAACGAACCCTTCGACGTAGCTCTGCGTCGTTTCAAGCGCTCCTGCGAAAAAGCCGGTGTACTGGCTGAAGTTCGTAGCCGCGAGTTTTACGAGAAGCCGACCGCCGAGCGTAAGCGCAAAGCAGCTGCTGCTGTTAAGCGTCACGCCAAGAAAGTTCAGCGCGAACAGCGCCGCGCCGTTCGTCTGTACTAA
- the dnaG gene encoding DNA primase yields MAGLIPQSFIDDLINRLDIVDVVSSRVQLKKTGKNYSACCPFHKEKTPSFTVSPDKQFYYCFGCGAGGNALGFVMDHDNLDFPQAVEELARAAGMEVPREQGRRDHKPRQPTDSPLYPLLDAASEFYRQALRSHPTRKAAVDYLKGRGLSGEIARDFGLGFAPPGWDNLLKHLGADSLQQKVMIDAGLLIENAESGKRYDRFRDRVMFPIRDSRGRIIAFGGRVLGDDKPKYLNSPETPVFHKGQELYGLYEARKHNRNLDEIIVVEGYMDVIALAQQGLRNAVATLGTATSEEHLKRLFRVVPSVLFCFDGDQAGRKAAWRALESTLPNLQDGRRARFLFLPEGEDPDSLVRAEGTDAFMARINQHAQPLADYFFEQLGVEADPRSLEGKAHMATLAAPLIEKIPGANLRQLMRNRLREITGLDPQQVEQLAQHAPAPGNVPDYDPGYDYDAMASYTPDYGDMPQHDYAPAQQEPAWKPNKGAGKKQWGDKPWDKNRKGGKPWQQRDEAPPRVPAPVEPPTLAALRTLLHHPLLAGKVEDASHFADEEHLYSQLLVALIEAAQKNPGLSSMQLIARWHGTEQGRLLRALAEKEWLIVADNLEQQFFDTITSLSARQRERSLEQLLRKSRQSELTSEEKSQLLALLSRNVPAQTPTSSGA; encoded by the coding sequence ATGGCCGGGCTGATTCCCCAGAGTTTCATTGACGACCTGATCAACCGCCTCGACATCGTCGACGTGGTGAGTTCGCGCGTCCAGCTGAAAAAGACCGGCAAGAACTACTCCGCCTGCTGCCCGTTCCACAAGGAAAAGACCCCTTCCTTCACGGTCAGCCCCGACAAGCAGTTCTACTACTGCTTCGGCTGCGGTGCCGGTGGCAACGCCCTTGGCTTCGTCATGGACCACGACAACCTGGACTTCCCCCAGGCGGTCGAGGAACTGGCCCGCGCCGCCGGCATGGAAGTACCCCGCGAGCAAGGCCGCCGCGACCACAAACCGCGCCAGCCCACCGATTCGCCGCTGTACCCGCTGCTGGATGCTGCTTCGGAGTTCTACCGCCAGGCCCTGCGCAGCCACCCGACCCGCAAGGCGGCGGTGGATTATCTCAAGGGCCGCGGCCTGTCCGGGGAGATCGCCCGCGACTTCGGCCTGGGCTTCGCCCCGCCAGGCTGGGACAACCTGCTCAAGCACCTGGGTGCCGACAGCCTGCAGCAGAAGGTGATGATCGACGCCGGCCTGCTGATCGAGAACGCCGAAAGCGGCAAGCGCTACGACCGCTTCCGCGACCGGGTGATGTTCCCGATCCGCGATAGCCGCGGGCGTATCATCGCCTTTGGTGGCCGAGTGCTCGGCGACGACAAGCCCAAGTACCTGAACTCCCCGGAAACCCCGGTATTTCACAAGGGCCAGGAACTGTACGGCCTGTACGAGGCACGCAAGCACAACCGCAACCTCGACGAAATCATCGTCGTCGAAGGCTACATGGACGTCATCGCCCTGGCCCAGCAAGGCCTGCGCAATGCCGTGGCCACCCTTGGCACCGCCACCAGCGAAGAGCACCTCAAGCGCCTGTTCCGTGTGGTACCCAGCGTGCTGTTCTGCTTCGACGGTGACCAGGCCGGGCGCAAGGCCGCCTGGCGCGCCCTGGAGTCGACCCTGCCGAACCTGCAGGACGGCCGTCGTGCACGCTTCCTGTTCCTGCCCGAAGGGGAAGACCCGGACAGCCTGGTGCGCGCCGAAGGCACCGATGCCTTCATGGCACGTATCAACCAGCACGCCCAGCCGCTGGCCGACTACTTCTTCGAGCAATTGGGCGTGGAAGCCGACCCGCGTTCGCTGGAAGGCAAGGCGCATATGGCGACCCTGGCAGCACCGCTGATCGAAAAGATCCCCGGCGCCAACCTGCGCCAGCTGATGCGCAACCGCCTGCGCGAAATCACTGGCCTCGACCCGCAGCAGGTCGAACAACTGGCGCAACACGCCCCAGCCCCCGGCAACGTGCCGGACTACGACCCTGGCTACGATTACGACGCCATGGCCAGCTATACCCCCGACTACGGCGACATGCCGCAGCACGACTACGCCCCTGCCCAGCAGGAACCGGCGTGGAAGCCGAACAAGGGCGCTGGCAAGAAGCAGTGGGGCGACAAGCCCTGGGACAAGAACCGCAAGGGTGGCAAACCCTGGCAACAACGTGACGAAGCGCCACCGCGCGTGCCAGCCCCGGTCGAGCCGCCAACCTTGGCCGCCCTGCGCACTCTGCTGCACCACCCACTGCTGGCCGGCAAGGTGGAAGATGCCAGCCATTTTGCCGACGAAGAACACCTGTACAGCCAGCTGCTGGTGGCCCTGATCGAAGCCGCGCAGAAAAATCCTGGGCTAAGCTCAATGCAGTTGATCGCACGTTGGCACGGCACCGAACAGGGCCGCCTGCTACGGGCGCTGGCGGAAAAGGAATGGCTGATCGTGGCCGACAACCTTGAACAACAGTTTTTCGACACTATAACTAGCTTGTCCGCCCGCCAACGCGAGCGCAGCCTGGAACAACTGCTCAGGAAATCACGTCAAAGCGAATTGACCAGCGAGGAGAAATCCCAGCTCCTCGCCCTGCTGAGCCGGAATGTTCCCGCACAAACGCCGACCTCATCTGGCGCGTGA
- the rpoD gene encoding RNA polymerase sigma factor RpoD, with the protein MSGKAQQQSRIKELITRGREQGYLTYAEVNDHLPEDISDPEQVEDIIRMINDMGINVFESAPDADALLLAEADTDEAAAEEAAAALAAVETDIGRTTDPVRMYMREMGTVELLTREGEIEIAKRIEEGIREVMGAIAHFPGTVDYILGEYDRVTSEGGRLSDVLSGYIDPDDNIAAPTEEVPIPGTKAATAKEESDDDEEESESGDDEEEAESGPDPEVARQRFGAVSDQLQATNKVLKKNGRAHKESIEALQALADLFMPIKLVPKQFEVLVERVRDALNRLRQQERAIMQLCVRDARMPRADFLRMFPGNETDQTWSGDLAKRNTKWAAALGEKDAAIVACQQKLIDLENESGLTVAEIKEINRRMSIGEAKARRAKKEMVEANLRLVISIAKKYTNRGLQFLDLIQEGNIGLMKAVDKFEYRRGYKFSTYATWWIRQAITRSIADQARTIRIPVHMIETINKLNRISRQMLQEMGREPTPEELGERMEMPEDKIRKVLKIAKEPISMETPIGDDEDSHLGDFIEDSTMQSPIDVATVESLKEATRDVLSGLTAREAKVLRMRFGIDMNTDHTLEEVGKQFDVTRERIRQIEAKALRKLRHPTRSEHLRSFLDE; encoded by the coding sequence ATGTCCGGAAAAGCGCAACAGCAGTCTCGTATCAAAGAGTTGATCACCCGCGGTCGTGAGCAGGGCTACCTGACTTACGCGGAGGTCAACGACCACCTGCCTGAGGATATTTCAGATCCGGAACAGGTGGAAGACATCATCCGCATGATCAACGACATGGGGATCAACGTATTCGAGAGTGCTCCGGATGCGGATGCCCTTCTGTTGGCGGAAGCCGACACCGACGAAGCTGCGGCCGAAGAAGCCGCTGCTGCGTTGGCGGCAGTTGAAACCGATATCGGCCGCACGACCGACCCGGTGCGCATGTACATGCGCGAAATGGGTACCGTCGAGTTGCTGACCCGCGAAGGCGAAATCGAAATCGCCAAGCGTATCGAGGAAGGCATCCGTGAAGTCATGGGCGCCATCGCCCACTTCCCGGGCACTGTCGACTACATTCTCGGCGAATATGACCGGGTCACCAGTGAAGGTGGCCGTCTGTCCGACGTTCTCAGCGGTTACATCGACCCTGACGACAACATCGCCGCGCCGACCGAAGAAGTGCCGATCCCGGGCACCAAGGCCGCGACCGCGAAGGAAGAGTCCGACGACGACGAGGAAGAATCCGAAAGCGGTGACGACGAGGAAGAGGCCGAGAGCGGCCCGGACCCGGAAGTCGCCCGCCAGCGTTTCGGTGCCGTCTCCGACCAGCTGCAGGCCACCAACAAGGTCCTGAAGAAGAACGGTCGCGCCCACAAGGAAAGCATCGAGGCCCTGCAGGCCCTGGCCGACCTGTTCATGCCGATCAAGCTGGTACCCAAGCAGTTCGAGGTACTGGTAGAACGTGTGCGTGACGCCCTGAACCGTCTGCGCCAGCAAGAACGCGCCATCATGCAGCTGTGCGTGCGTGATGCGCGCATGCCGCGCGCCGACTTCCTGCGCATGTTCCCGGGCAACGAAACCGACCAGACCTGGAGCGGTGACCTGGCCAAGCGCAACACCAAGTGGGCTGCCGCCCTGGGTGAGAAGGACGCAGCCATTGTCGCTTGCCAGCAGAAGCTGATCGACCTTGAGAACGAAAGCGGCCTGACCGTTGCCGAGATCAAGGAAATCAACCGTCGCATGTCGATCGGTGAAGCCAAGGCCCGCCGCGCCAAGAAAGAAATGGTCGAGGCGAACCTGCGTCTAGTGATCTCCATCGCCAAGAAGTACACCAACCGTGGCCTGCAGTTCCTCGACCTGATCCAGGAAGGCAACATCGGCTTGATGAAAGCGGTGGACAAGTTCGAATACCGTCGCGGCTACAAGTTCTCGACCTACGCCACCTGGTGGATCCGTCAGGCGATTACCCGTTCGATCGCCGACCAGGCACGCACCATCCGTATTCCGGTGCACATGATCGAGACGATCAACAAGCTCAACCGTATTTCCCGTCAGATGCTGCAGGAAATGGGTCGCGAACCGACCCCGGAAGAACTTGGCGAGCGCATGGAAATGCCTGAGGACAAGATCCGCAAGGTACTGAAGATCGCCAAAGAGCCGATCTCCATGGAAACCCCGATCGGTGACGACGAAGATTCGCACCTGGGCGATTTCATCGAGGACTCGACCATGCAGTCCCCGATCGATGTGGCCACGGTCGAAAGCCTCAAGGAAGCCACCCGCGACGTGCTCTCCGGCCTCACCGCTCGTGAAGCCAAGGTGCTGCGCATGCGCTTCGGTATCGACATGAACACCGACCATACCCTTGAAGAGGTAGGCAAGCAGTTCGACGTGACCCGTGAACGGATCCGTCAGATCGAAGCGAAGGCGTTGCGCAAACTGCGCCACCCGACTCGCAGCGAGCACCTGCGCTCCTTCCTCGACGAGTGA